One part of the Spiribacter salinus M19-40 genome encodes these proteins:
- the adk gene encoding adenylate kinase, whose protein sequence is MRIILLGPPGAGKGTQAAALCETYGIPQISTGDMLRAAVKAGTELGRAAKAVMDAGELVSDDIIIGLVRERIAEPDCADGFLFDGFPRTIAQADALQDAGVMIDAVVEIQVDDEDIVARMAGRRCHPGSGRVYHIDNAPPAEAGKDDVTGEPLVQREDDREETVRQRLAVYHEQTRPLVEYYQQRAAAGGETAPRYVSVDGRGAIEAVRQRIVDALER, encoded by the coding sequence ATGCGCATCATACTTTTGGGTCCACCAGGCGCGGGTAAGGGCACGCAGGCAGCAGCCCTTTGTGAGACCTACGGGATTCCGCAGATTTCCACTGGTGACATGCTCCGGGCTGCGGTGAAAGCCGGCACGGAGTTAGGCCGCGCCGCCAAAGCTGTCATGGATGCTGGCGAATTAGTGTCAGACGACATCATTATTGGCCTCGTGCGTGAACGGATTGCGGAGCCTGACTGCGCTGATGGATTCTTGTTTGATGGCTTCCCGCGGACGATTGCGCAGGCCGACGCCCTGCAGGACGCGGGCGTCATGATTGATGCCGTGGTCGAAATTCAGGTCGACGATGAGGACATTGTGGCTCGAATGGCTGGCCGCCGGTGTCATCCAGGATCCGGGCGCGTATATCACATCGACAATGCGCCGCCTGCAGAGGCTGGGAAGGACGATGTCACCGGCGAGCCGCTGGTACAGCGAGAAGATGACCGAGAAGAAACGGTTCGCCAGCGTCTGGCCGTCTACCATGAGCAGACACGGCCGTTGGTTGAGTATTATCAGCAGCGTGCCGCCGCGGGTGGCGAGACCGCCCCGCGGTACGTCTCGGTCGACGGCCGCGGTGCGATCGAGGCCGTTCGCCAGCGCATCGTCGATGCACTGGAGCGCTGA
- a CDS encoding ABC transporter permease — protein sequence MASLYPAYPRQTLVALQTLVWKETQRYLRIWVQTLVPPAITMSLYFVIFGSLIGSRVGPMDGYSFMEFIAPGIIMMSVITNSYTNVVSSFFGAKFQRHIEELLVSPTPNYVILAGYVAGGVGRGLFTGLIVTIIASFFADLSIHSIPVTISVVFLTAVLFSIGGFLNGVFAKKFDDIAIVPTFILTPLTYLGGVFYSVSLLPDFWQVMSLANPILYMVNAFRYGILGSSDIPLTIAYALILGFIALGTWLSLWLLQHGTGLRS from the coding sequence ATGGCCTCTCTCTACCCGGCCTATCCGCGACAAACCCTGGTCGCCCTTCAAACGCTGGTCTGGAAAGAGACTCAGCGCTACCTGCGCATCTGGGTCCAGACCCTCGTACCACCGGCGATAACCATGTCGCTGTATTTCGTCATCTTTGGCAGCCTCATCGGCTCCCGCGTAGGGCCCATGGACGGCTACAGCTTTATGGAGTTTATTGCCCCTGGCATCATCATGATGTCAGTCATTACCAACTCCTATACCAACGTCGTTTCCTCATTCTTTGGTGCGAAGTTCCAGCGTCATATTGAAGAGCTGCTGGTTTCGCCCACGCCCAATTACGTCATCCTGGCCGGTTACGTCGCCGGCGGTGTGGGACGGGGTCTGTTTACCGGGTTGATCGTAACGATCATTGCGAGCTTTTTTGCTGACCTGAGCATTCACAGCATTCCCGTGACCATCTCCGTCGTTTTCCTGACTGCCGTGCTGTTCTCGATTGGTGGCTTCCTGAATGGCGTATTTGCCAAGAAGTTTGACGACATCGCGATCGTGCCAACCTTTATTCTCACGCCCCTGACTTATCTCGGCGGCGTCTTTTACTCCGTGTCGCTCTTGCCCGACTTCTGGCAGGTCATGTCACTCGCTAACCCGATCCTGTATATGGTGAACGCCTTTCGCTACGGGATCCTGGGCAGTTCAGACATTCCGCTGACGATTGCCTATGCCCTGATTCTTGGTTTCATTGCCCTGGGCACCTGGCTGAGCTTGTGGCTACTGCAGCATGGCACCGGGTTACGCAGCTAA
- a CDS encoding ABC transporter ATP-binding protein has product MNALSLRHLNKTYPGGVTALQDIDLEVAPGDFFGLLGPNGAGKTTIIGTVASLVTPTSGTVEVFGHDIIKNPWEAKSNIGLVPQEFNFNQFETVNQIVTNQAGYYGIDRRTAQDRAERYLRELDLWGKRDASSRSLSGGMKRRLMIARALVHEPQLLILDEPTAGVDIELRRSMWTFLRQMNERGTTIILTTHYLEEAESLCRNIGIIDGGRIVENTNVRDLLAKLKSQSFLLDISTPVNQLPELPDFHVVPVDERTVEIEIRGDQTLSHLFAELSGSGVEVTSMKNKSNRLEELFVRMLGKSATAATDGGP; this is encoded by the coding sequence ATGAATGCGCTCTCGCTGCGCCACCTCAACAAGACTTACCCTGGCGGTGTAACCGCGCTCCAAGATATCGACCTTGAGGTCGCTCCCGGCGACTTTTTCGGCCTGCTTGGGCCCAATGGCGCCGGGAAGACGACCATTATCGGGACGGTGGCCTCACTGGTGACCCCGACCAGCGGGACAGTGGAAGTATTCGGCCACGACATCATCAAGAACCCGTGGGAGGCCAAATCCAACATCGGCCTTGTTCCCCAGGAGTTCAACTTCAATCAGTTCGAGACCGTCAATCAGATCGTCACGAATCAGGCCGGTTATTACGGCATTGATCGGCGAACCGCCCAGGATCGGGCCGAGCGATATCTGCGAGAGCTTGATTTATGGGGTAAGCGTGATGCCAGCTCCCGATCACTCTCCGGTGGGATGAAACGCCGGCTCATGATTGCCCGGGCCCTCGTGCACGAGCCCCAGTTGCTTATCCTCGACGAGCCGACGGCCGGTGTCGACATTGAGCTGCGTCGGTCGATGTGGACGTTCCTTCGACAGATGAACGAGCGTGGCACCACCATTATCCTGACGACCCATTATCTGGAAGAGGCGGAGTCACTGTGCCGCAACATCGGCATCATTGACGGCGGCCGCATTGTTGAGAACACGAATGTGCGCGACCTGCTGGCCAAGCTGAAAAGCCAGAGTTTTCTGCTGGACATCAGCACACCGGTCAATCAACTTCCGGAATTACCCGACTTTCATGTTGTCCCGGTAGATGAGCGCACAGTGGAAATTGAAATCCGGGGCGACCAGACGCTCAGCCATCTCTTTGCCGAGCTCAGCGGCAGCGGTGTCGAGGTAACCAGCATGAAAAACAAATCGAATCGCCTTGAAGAGCTTTTCGTGCGGATGCTCGGGAAAAGCGCAACGGCCGCCACCGACGGAGGGCCCTGA
- the carA gene encoding glutamine-hydrolyzing carbamoyl-phosphate synthase small subunit: MTDSAILALEDGSVFLGSALGARGQTTGEVCFNTAMTGYQEICTDPSYYGQMVTLTYPHIGNTGANALDEEAEGAQLSGLIIRDTPVRMSSWRATEDLPGYLARNGVVGISDIDTRRLTRLLREKGAQRGCIVSGNSPAPEAAIQAARAHPELTGRDLVSHVTTQRTYEWYLGTWSLDHEEQEPAPRASADLPWHVVAYDFGIKRNILRKLVDHGCRVTVVPAKTSAEEVLALNPDGVFLSNGPGDPEPLDYAINATRRFLDGHMPVFGICLGHQLLGLAAGADSLKMKFGHHGANHPVVDMAGGQVMISSQNHGFAIDADSLPDNVEVMNRSLFDGSLQGVRLTDRPAFSFQGHPEASPGPHDVSPLFAHFVDLMAARRTAA; encoded by the coding sequence TTGACCGATAGCGCAATTCTGGCACTTGAAGACGGGTCGGTATTCCTTGGCAGCGCCCTTGGCGCACGAGGGCAAACGACCGGTGAGGTGTGTTTCAACACGGCCATGACCGGTTATCAGGAAATCTGTACGGACCCCTCTTATTACGGGCAGATGGTCACGCTGACCTACCCGCACATTGGTAATACCGGGGCGAATGCGCTCGATGAAGAGGCGGAAGGGGCTCAGCTCTCCGGGCTCATTATTCGCGATACGCCCGTGCGCATGAGCAGCTGGCGTGCTACAGAAGATCTGCCTGGCTACCTGGCCCGAAATGGCGTGGTCGGAATCAGCGATATCGATACGCGCCGCCTGACCCGCTTGCTCCGGGAAAAAGGTGCTCAACGCGGTTGTATTGTCTCGGGGAACAGCCCGGCACCTGAGGCAGCGATCCAGGCGGCGCGGGCGCATCCCGAGCTCACGGGCCGTGATCTGGTCTCGCATGTCACAACCCAGCGCACCTATGAGTGGTACCTCGGAACGTGGTCGCTGGATCATGAGGAGCAGGAGCCTGCGCCGCGGGCATCAGCTGATTTGCCGTGGCATGTGGTCGCGTATGACTTTGGCATCAAGCGCAATATTCTGCGCAAGCTGGTGGATCATGGTTGTCGGGTGACCGTCGTGCCGGCAAAAACCTCAGCCGAGGAGGTGCTTGCGCTCAACCCGGATGGGGTCTTTCTCTCCAACGGTCCGGGCGACCCTGAGCCCCTCGACTATGCGATTAACGCAACGCGGCGGTTTCTCGACGGGCACATGCCGGTGTTCGGCATTTGTCTGGGCCATCAGTTACTGGGGTTGGCGGCTGGTGCGGACAGTCTGAAGATGAAGTTCGGTCATCACGGCGCTAACCACCCGGTTGTTGATATGGCCGGTGGGCAGGTGATGATTTCAAGCCAGAATCATGGCTTTGCCATCGATGCCGATAGCCTTCCTGACAATGTTGAAGTCATGAATCGTTCGCTGTTCGATGGGTCACTTCAGGGGGTTCGGTTAACGGATCGGCCGGCTTTCAGTTTTCAGGGCCATCCGGAGGCAAGCCCGGGGCCGCACGATGTCTCACCCCTTTTCGCCCATTTTGTCGATCTGATGGCTGCCCGTCGCACGGCGGCCTGA
- a CDS encoding nicotinate phosphoribosyltransferase produces the protein MNLERTPLLTDLYELTMLQTYYEHDMTGDAVFELFMRRTPRRGFFVAAGLQQALEWLEQLQFKPHELDWMRRCGFFSDAFVQRMADFRFTGHVSALPEGTVFFAEEPLVQIVAPLPEAQFIESRLMNILHYQTLIASKAARCQIAARDLPVIDFGMRRAHGGEAGTWAARACYIAGFSATATCLASARYDIPATGTMAHAFVLAHDSESEAFERFARSHPDNVVLLIDTYDVARGARRVVELAERLQPEGIQVQGVRIDSGDLVANARMTREILDAGGLTSTRILVSGGLDEYRIADLVAAGAPIDGVGVGSSVDTSADVPFLDSAYKLHQYEGKPRGKHAEGKTDLPGRKQIVRQVDPNGSLSRDILCLTDEAVEGTALLKPVMDGGKQLPGVDEGLSAARQRCADSLGQLPAALRALNEPGDHPVTLSEGLVALRETLIARTRTADHPDH, from the coding sequence ATGAATCTGGAGCGCACGCCACTGCTGACGGATCTGTACGAGCTCACCATGCTCCAGACCTACTACGAGCACGACATGACGGGCGACGCCGTGTTCGAGTTGTTCATGCGCCGCACACCCCGACGTGGATTTTTTGTGGCCGCCGGTCTGCAGCAGGCGCTGGAATGGCTGGAGCAGCTGCAGTTCAAGCCCCATGAGCTGGATTGGATGCGCCGCTGCGGCTTCTTCTCGGACGCATTCGTGCAGCGGATGGCGGATTTTCGATTTACCGGGCATGTCTCGGCGTTGCCCGAGGGCACGGTCTTTTTTGCCGAAGAACCGCTGGTTCAGATTGTTGCGCCGCTGCCCGAAGCGCAATTTATCGAGTCTCGCCTAATGAACATCCTGCACTATCAAACGCTGATCGCCAGCAAGGCGGCTCGCTGCCAGATTGCCGCTCGCGACCTGCCTGTCATCGACTTTGGCATGCGCCGGGCCCATGGCGGCGAGGCAGGCACATGGGCTGCGCGCGCCTGCTACATCGCGGGCTTTTCTGCCACGGCGACCTGTCTGGCCAGTGCGCGCTACGACATACCAGCGACAGGCACGATGGCGCACGCGTTTGTCCTGGCCCATGACAGCGAGAGCGAGGCCTTCGAGCGCTTCGCCCGCAGCCACCCGGACAACGTCGTATTGTTGATTGACACCTATGATGTCGCGCGGGGCGCTCGACGGGTCGTCGAACTTGCCGAACGGCTGCAGCCCGAAGGCATCCAGGTACAGGGGGTTCGAATTGACAGCGGCGACCTCGTGGCCAATGCCCGCATGACCCGCGAAATACTCGACGCTGGGGGCCTTACCTCAACCCGCATTCTGGTGAGCGGTGGCCTTGACGAATACCGAATTGCCGACTTAGTGGCGGCCGGTGCGCCCATTGATGGCGTCGGCGTCGGCTCAAGCGTCGATACCTCCGCCGATGTGCCGTTTCTTGATTCGGCTTACAAGCTGCACCAATACGAGGGCAAGCCCCGCGGCAAGCATGCCGAGGGTAAAACCGATCTCCCCGGTCGCAAACAAATCGTTCGCCAGGTTGACCCGAACGGATCACTTTCACGGGATATCCTGTGTCTTACCGACGAGGCAGTCGAGGGAACCGCGCTGCTCAAGCCGGTGATGGATGGCGGTAAGCAACTACCAGGCGTCGATGAAGGGCTGAGCGCCGCCCGGCAACGCTGTGCCGACAGCTTAGGCCAACTCCCAGCGGCATTGAGAGCGCTCAATGAACCAGGGGATCATCCGGTAACACTCAGCGAAGGACTGGTTGCTCTACGCGAGACCCTCATCGCGCGCACTCGCACTGCTGACCATCCCGATCATTGA
- the bamB gene encoding outer membrane protein assembly factor BamB, whose protein sequence is MWKWTVFASLSILIAGCGSSGPMRADDAPAVELADDGPMVRVVWSANVGDARTPHHRLELALQEDLIVAAAADGQVTAFDAASGEVQWQVSLDVQISGGPGAGEEGIALGTADGGILLLSESDGSVRWRSRVSSEVLAPPAVGQDTVVARTGDGRVFALEASDGSQRWLYSRSVPSLSLRGHSAPVLVRNGVVSGFDNGRLSALALTDGDPAWEATVAVPEGRTDLERMIDIDADPLVARGDLFAGAYQGRLTGISLGSGDIAWARELSLLGGLAVDSSNLYATDAEGRVWALDRRNGASVWRADDLSGTMLTAPALHAETIAVAGSDGYVTWLGPDDGRLLARHQVGGAKIAAAPLEHAGRLYVLDLDGRLHAVEIDQ, encoded by the coding sequence ATGTGGAAGTGGACCGTTTTCGCTAGTCTGTCGATTCTGATCGCGGGTTGTGGAAGCAGCGGCCCAATGCGGGCGGATGATGCCCCGGCGGTAGAACTGGCAGATGACGGGCCGATGGTGCGGGTAGTGTGGTCGGCGAACGTCGGTGATGCCCGGACACCTCATCATCGACTGGAACTGGCGCTGCAAGAGGATCTGATTGTTGCAGCGGCGGCTGATGGCCAAGTTACAGCGTTCGATGCTGCCTCAGGTGAAGTGCAGTGGCAGGTCTCCCTCGACGTGCAAATCTCGGGCGGTCCGGGTGCAGGCGAGGAGGGCATCGCGCTTGGCACGGCTGATGGCGGGATCCTGTTGCTATCTGAGTCTGATGGTTCAGTACGCTGGAGAAGCCGGGTGAGCAGTGAAGTACTGGCACCCCCAGCGGTTGGTCAGGATACGGTGGTTGCCCGCACCGGAGATGGACGAGTCTTCGCCCTTGAGGCCAGCGATGGCTCGCAGCGGTGGCTATACAGCCGCAGCGTGCCCTCGCTCAGTCTGCGGGGGCACTCGGCGCCGGTGCTGGTGCGTAACGGTGTTGTGAGCGGGTTTGATAATGGTCGTTTGAGCGCGTTGGCATTAACCGATGGCGACCCAGCCTGGGAAGCCACCGTCGCCGTCCCAGAGGGACGGACCGATCTAGAGCGCATGATTGATATAGACGCCGATCCCCTCGTGGCGCGCGGCGATCTGTTTGCTGGGGCCTACCAGGGCCGACTCACGGGTATCTCCCTGGGTAGCGGGGACATTGCGTGGGCCAGGGAGCTCTCCTTGCTGGGCGGCCTCGCCGTGGACTCATCCAACCTGTATGCCACCGATGCCGAAGGGCGGGTGTGGGCGTTAGACCGCCGGAATGGCGCCTCGGTGTGGCGGGCGGATGATCTGTCGGGAACGATGCTGACCGCCCCCGCTTTGCACGCGGAAACCATCGCTGTGGCGGGTTCTGATGGGTATGTGACCTGGCTGGGCCCCGACGATGGGCGACTGCTTGCCCGACATCAAGTAGGCGGAGCAAAAATTGCCGCAGCACCTCTTGAGCACGCAGGCCGGCTTTACGTGCTCGATCTCGACGGTAGACTCCATGCGGTAGAGATCGATCAATAA
- a CDS encoding NfeD family protein — protein MRSLIALIALLFAGPVVGQTVHVLIIDGPIGPATADYVVDGLEEAQAANVDAVVLRMDTPGGLDPAMRDIISAILDSPIPVLGHVAPSGARAASAGTYILYATHVAAMAPGTNLGAATPVRVGGGGLPGPANEGEDEEASDDAPESASERKMINDAVAYIRSLAELRGRNADWAERAVRDAVSLSAQAAVDENVADLVASDTADLLAQAEGRGIEINGEDLTLELQGAQIEDQAPDWRDQLLATITNPNVAYILLLVGIYGLIFELANPGALVPGVIGGISLLLALFALQALPVNFAGLGLLALGVLFMIGEALAPSFGALGIGGVLAFGLGSVLLFEAEGPGFELSIMLVGGVTAASLVIFMGTATLAMRAFQRRGVAGVSHLLDTEAEVVATEPALRVVTESERWRAQSDYDLAIGDRVKVTDIDGLTLTVEPTDKRDNKRHE, from the coding sequence ATGCGTAGCCTCATCGCCTTGATTGCTCTCCTGTTCGCTGGACCGGTTGTCGGCCAGACCGTGCATGTCCTCATCATTGATGGGCCAATTGGACCGGCTACAGCTGATTACGTCGTGGATGGGCTGGAGGAAGCGCAAGCAGCGAATGTCGATGCGGTCGTTCTGAGGATGGACACGCCAGGTGGCCTCGATCCGGCCATGCGCGACATCATTAGCGCCATCCTTGATAGCCCCATCCCTGTATTGGGCCACGTCGCGCCATCCGGGGCGCGGGCAGCGAGCGCTGGGACGTATATCTTGTATGCCACCCATGTGGCTGCCATGGCCCCAGGCACTAATCTGGGCGCGGCAACGCCCGTGCGCGTGGGGGGCGGGGGCCTGCCCGGACCAGCAAATGAGGGTGAGGATGAAGAGGCGTCTGACGACGCCCCAGAGTCCGCCAGTGAACGCAAGATGATCAACGATGCCGTGGCCTATATCCGCTCGCTCGCGGAGTTGCGCGGTCGTAATGCGGATTGGGCCGAGCGTGCGGTTAGAGACGCGGTAAGCCTCTCTGCCCAGGCAGCGGTTGACGAGAATGTGGCCGATCTGGTCGCGAGCGACACCGCAGATCTCTTAGCGCAAGCTGAAGGGCGCGGTATCGAAATCAACGGCGAGGACCTCACGCTGGAACTGCAGGGCGCTCAGATCGAGGATCAGGCGCCTGATTGGCGAGATCAGCTACTTGCCACGATCACCAACCCCAACGTGGCCTACATTCTCCTGCTGGTGGGGATCTATGGGCTGATCTTTGAGCTCGCCAATCCGGGCGCGCTGGTCCCTGGGGTGATCGGTGGCATTTCGCTTTTGCTGGCGCTTTTTGCGCTCCAGGCGCTGCCGGTCAACTTCGCCGGACTCGGCTTGCTTGCACTGGGTGTGCTGTTCATGATCGGTGAGGCTCTGGCACCCTCTTTTGGTGCGCTCGGTATTGGCGGTGTCCTCGCCTTCGGGTTGGGATCCGTGCTGTTGTTCGAAGCAGAAGGCCCGGGTTTTGAGCTCTCGATCATGCTCGTGGGCGGCGTGACCGCGGCGAGTTTGGTTATCTTTATGGGCACGGCCACCCTGGCCATGCGGGCCTTCCAACGACGCGGTGTTGCCGGTGTCTCTCACCTGCTGGATACCGAAGCCGAGGTGGTTGCCACGGAGCCGGCGCTTCGCGTGGTGACTGAGAGTGAGCGCTGGCGCGCTCAGAGTGACTACGATCTCGCGATTGGTGATCGGGTCAAAGTCACTGATATTGACGGGCTCACCCTCACGGTTGAGCCAACAGACAAGCGGGATAACAAACGGCATGAGTAA
- a CDS encoding H-NS family nucleoid-associated regulatory protein — protein sequence MDLSNYTTEQLNQLKKDIDKEINGRRKEDARKAQQELKQVAERYGFSLTDLMGGQPSRPRAKGKVRFQHPADASKTWSGRGRKPGWVKEWEGSGRSLDELRVD from the coding sequence ATGGATCTCTCCAATTACACGACCGAGCAGCTTAATCAGCTGAAAAAAGACATCGATAAGGAAATCAACGGTCGCCGCAAGGAGGATGCGAGAAAAGCGCAGCAGGAGCTGAAACAGGTTGCTGAGCGCTATGGTTTCAGTCTGACGGACCTGATGGGTGGGCAGCCCAGTCGGCCCCGCGCAAAAGGTAAAGTACGTTTCCAGCATCCCGCCGATGCCAGCAAGACCTGGTCTGGTCGCGGCCGCAAGCCCGGCTGGGTTAAAGAATGGGAAGGCAGTGGCCGTTCCCTCGACGAGCTCCGCGTCGACTAG
- the pdxH gene encoding pyridoxamine 5'-phosphate oxidase encodes MSNYEAAIQRFREWLDEAHETEGIVDATAMNLATATADGRPSARTVLLKQFDEAGFVFYSNGRSRKGRQLAANPRAALTFHWEPLQRQVMIEGAVQPVSDAESDAYFASRPRLSQIGAWASQQSEVLESRAAFDAQVEAIEARFEGQPVTRPPHWGGYRLRPDMLEFWQGREGRLHDRERAYRAESGDWDWVLLNP; translated from the coding sequence ATGAGTAATTATGAGGCCGCGATCCAGCGGTTCAGAGAGTGGTTAGACGAGGCCCATGAGACAGAAGGCATTGTCGATGCCACGGCAATGAATCTGGCGACCGCGACGGCGGATGGTCGCCCGAGCGCGCGCACGGTTCTGCTCAAGCAGTTTGACGAAGCGGGGTTCGTTTTTTATTCGAACGGGCGCAGTCGTAAAGGGCGGCAGCTTGCTGCTAATCCGCGTGCGGCCCTGACCTTCCACTGGGAGCCGCTGCAGCGTCAGGTAATGATTGAGGGCGCTGTGCAGCCGGTCAGTGATGCCGAGTCTGATGCGTACTTCGCGAGTCGCCCTCGCTTGAGCCAGATCGGCGCCTGGGCCTCGCAGCAGTCTGAGGTGCTGGAGAGTCGGGCGGCGTTTGATGCCCAAGTGGAGGCGATTGAGGCTCGCTTTGAGGGACAGCCGGTGACCCGCCCACCCCACTGGGGCGGTTATCGCCTTCGTCCTGACATGCTGGAGTTCTGGCAGGGGCGCGAAGGCCGGCTGCACGATCGCGAGCGGGCTTATCGCGCGGAAAGCGGTGATTGGGATTGGGTACTGCTTAATCCCTAA